From the Burkholderia cenocepacia genome, the window AAAGTGTCCCGGGTCAATATGGCGGACGCTTGACTCTGACAGAACAGGATTTTTACTTATGCTGCCAGCAGGCGGGATCGCCGCGCAACCCGCTCGGCGGCGATTCAAATAGCGCTGCGGTGCTTCGCACGGTAGTCGCGCGCGGACATGCCGAAGTGACGTCGAAACGTGCGACTGAAATGCGATGCATTATTGAAACCCCATGCCATCGCAATATCGGTAATCGAGCGGTTTGCGTACGCACGTTGCCGAAGCCACTCGCCGCACCCGTTGAGCCGGGCCGTACAGATGGTCTCGCCGATCGACTCCCCGACCTCGGCGAACAGCCGGTAGAGGTAACGGCTGGACACCCCCAGTTCATCGGCGATCCGTTCGGGTCCCAGTTCCGGTTCGTGAATCCGGTCCTTGATCAACGCACGTGCCCGAAGCAGATGCATCTCTTTCACGTTGGATCTGGGCAGCGGAACCGTGTTGAAATAATCCGCCAACGCCAGCGCGACCAGGTTGGCGGACACATCGCCAAGCCTCTCGCAAGCGGTCATCGCGCCTTTGTCTGACGAAAGCACTCGGTGCAGCGACGCGATATGGTCCGCGGCGATACGGCGTATCCCGGTGGCCGCAGGAATACGCACCGCGGTGTGCTGCCGGCCGCACGGCACCAGTTTCTCCAGCGCCTGGCGGGGAAAGCGGATCGTGTAGTGTTGTCCGGAAAAATGCCAGACGAAATGGCGCGATGAGTCGAACAGCACCATGTCTGTAGGGTCGACGAACGCGGTGCGGGCATCCTGCTCGAGTGCACCTCGCCCCTCGATCTGTATCGACACGAGCAGGTAGTCGTCCGCCGTGCGCCGCACGTCGTCCCAGTCATGAGCCGCGACGTGATCGACCGCCGAGATCCGCGACACACACACTCCGCCGGTGTTCACGCTGGAAATCTCGCCACGAAATCCCTGATCGGATTTGGTCCTGAAAACCATGGGGACGCAACTGGCCCGGACCTGATCCGCCCATGCCAAAAGCCGGTCGTCGCGATGGTAATGATCCGTGGTCGTCACTTGATTCATGGCACAAGGTTCCGGCGGCAAATACGCGGGAGTGTTACCCCGAACAATTGCGCATCCAGAATCCGCCGTCAATGCGCAGTTACCTATGATGGCCGCTTCGAAATATAGCTGCGATCGAGCTCGTCCACCGAGCGACAACCGATGAGCGCGAGCGTCCGGTCAGTTTCCCGTTTGATCATGTCGATGACATCGCTCACGCCGGTTTCCCCTCTGGCAGCCAGCCCGTACAAGGTGGCGCGGCCCAGCATCACGGCGTGGGCCCCCAGCGCGACCGCCTTGACGACGTCGGTCCCCGTCCGGATGCCGCTGTCGAGAATGACCGTCGAGCCCGAGGTGCGCTCGACGATATCCGGCAACACGTCGGCCGTCGCGGGCAGGTCGGCGAGTTGCCTGCCGCCGTGGTTCGAAACGATGACGCCGTCCGCGCCGAGCGCGACGCACCGCGCGGCATCGTCGGCCGTCACGATGCCCTTGACGAGGAGTTTGCCCGGCCATTCGTCCCGCAAACGGCGCAGGTCGTCCCAACTGAAGCTCGCATCCATCTGCCGGCGAAGAATCGCCGCCTGGGAGGCCGTGTCCGATGCATCGTCCGTGGCGAAATTCTTCAACTCCGGCATGCCGTTCATCAGATAGGACCAAAGCCAGCGCGGGTGCGACAGTCCGTCGACTGCCGCACGTGCACTTGCCTTGAACGGCATGGCAAAGCCATTGCGAAGATCGCGTCGGCGAAAGCCGTTCACCGCAACATCGGCGGTGAGGATCAAGGTCGAATAGCGAGCCGAACGGGCACGATTGACCAGACTCTTCGCGAGGTTGCGATGAACGACGTACAGCTGAAACCACAGGTCTCCGTCGGCCCCTTTTGCCACCTCTTCGATGGACATGTTGGAAGCCGTCGATAGCGCAAACGGAATACCGGCCTTGCCCGCTGCGCGCGCAAGTGCGAGGTCGCCCTTCGGCCAGAACGTGCTATTGAGGCCCGTCGGCGCGATCACCAGCGGTAATGGAATCCGCCGCCCTAAAAGCGGCACCGACTGCTCTCGTGTGCTGACATCCGACAGCCGGCGCGGCAACAACTGCAACCTGTCGAACGCCGAACGATTATGCGTCAATCCCGATTCATCGTCCGCCGCGCCTTCCAGATAGTCGAACACCATGCGCGGCAGCCGCCGTCTGGCTTCGTCACGATAGTCGCTGACGGAGAAAATTCCGGGAAATCCTGTTGTCATGATTGGAGTACTGTCAGAGTAAATCGTGATGCAAAAAGCACGAGACGCGCTGCACGCCGGTTTCGCGCGTCTCGGTCGACCGTCCGAGCCGGAAGACGACCGAGCAACGGCACAAATGTCGAAAGCTAAACGACAACGCTGCCGACATAGTTTTCCGCCATGGACCTCGCCGCAGTCTCGGACGTAGTCACATGTTCGAGTTCGGCAACCTGCAACTGCTGTTCAAACGGCGAGGCATCGTCGAGGCGATGCATCATGCGGGTCATCCAGTAGGAGAAATGCTCCGCGCGCCAGATCCGCTTCAGCGCGGACTGACTGTACGCAGCGAGTTGCGCTTCATCGCCAGTCCGGTAATAGGCGTCCAGTCCACCGCTCAGGGTCCGTACGTCGGAGACCGCCAGGTTGAGACCTTTTGCTCCGGTGGGCGGAACGATATGAGCGGCATCGCCGGCAAGAAACAGCCGGCCATGCTGCATCGTCGTCGAGACAAAGCTTCTCATGCCGACGATATTCTTCTGAAAAATCTTCCCGTCGACAACGCGCTGACCATCGGCGGAGTCGACGCGTGCATGCATTTCGGCCCAGATCCGATCGTCGGACCACATATCGACGGAATCTTTCGGGTCGCACTGGAAATACATACGCTGAACCGTCGGCGAACGGGTGCTGACCAATGCAAAGCCACGATCATGACGTGCATAGATCAGTTCGTCGGCGGACGGTGCACCTTCAACCAGAATGCCGAACCAGCCGAAGGGATAGACGCGCTCGAAATCGCGCCGAACGCTCTCGGGAATCGCCGAACGGGACACCCCTTGCGAACCGTCGCATCCGATCACGAAATCACAGTTCAGCGTATGCGATTGCCCTTGATGCATGAACCGTATCGACGGGGCTGGCGTGTCGATGTTGTGAATCGAGACATCCGCGACACCAAACAGGATAGAGCCGCCCGCAGCAACGCGAGCCGCCACCAGATCCTTGATGACTTCGTGCTGCGCATAGACGGTGATGGCCCGCCCGGTCAACGCCTTGAGGTCGATGCGCCGCCGCTTTCCGTCGAACGCGAGTTCAAAGCCGTGATGCAACGCACCTTCCGCCTTCATTCGTTCACCGACACCAGACGCTTCAAGCAGGTCCATCGTCCCCTGCTCGAGTACACCCGCCCTGATCGTCGATTCGATCTGCTCGCGTCCGCGGGTTTCGAGCACGACGGACTCGATACCTTTCAGATGCAAAAGATGAGAGAGAAGGAGGCCGGCAGGACCGGCGCCAATAATGCCTACTTGAGTGCGCATGCTATCTCCAACTGAAGGTACTGTCAGACGCTTTCCGTCATTCGGTTGAACATGAGCGACGTCGTTACGTGCTCTGCGCGGAGCTCGTAACATATGTCGCCCTCGACACTAATCTCAGACGCCCTTGATGGGCGGAATATGGCGACGCACGATCATCAGGCAGATAAAGACCATCGCCATCGCTCCACCCAGCATGCCCAGGTACGCAGACGCTCCACCCTGCGTGATCACGAAGGCCCCCGCGAACGCGCTGAGAATCGCGCCGAGCCGCCCAAACGCGAGCGCGGATGCGGTCCCGGTCGCGCGAATCTCAGTGGGATAGACATACGCGCAAAGGGCATACATCGTCGACTGAACCGCGTTGACGAACAGACCGTGCAAACCGATGCCGAACACGAGCAGCGTCGTGTGGGCGGAAACGTCGAGACCGCGCAGGAAAAGCGCGCTCGCGGATGCCATCAGGCAGCACACGAGCAAAGGCCATCGCGACCCGAATCGACCGATCGCCACCGCGCAACCCATTGCGCCGAGTACGCCGCCGAGGTTGTAGGCGGTAAGACCCGAACCCGCCACCGAAGGACTGAGCCCCTCGCCTGCAAGCATCGTCGGCAGCCAGCTGAATGCGCTGTAGACCGCAACCAGGTTCATGAAGAAAGCGACCCAGATCGCAAGCGTGTCTCGGCCCTGATGGTCGGCGAACAGCGCGCGAAAGCCTGGACGCTGCCCTGCCTTCTGCTCCTTCTGATCGGCGAACACGGCGTCCGGCCGAATCGAGCGGGACATGCGGGTCAGCAGGTGACGCAGT encodes:
- a CDS encoding MFS transporter, whose amino-acid sequence is MNDRNPRLPTVDIGRTLDDGPFSAFQRMVVLLAALAIVMDGFDGQLIGFAIPSLIKEWGITRNAFAPAVAAGLVGMGIGSAFAGLFADRFGRRWAIIGSVLVFGLATSSIALSPDVMTIAILRFFAGLGIGGALPSATTMTAEFTPARRRTLAVTATIVCVPLGGMLAGLFASVVLPHYDWRGLFLIGGTLPVALAFLLYFVMPESPRYLARRHERWNELRHLLTRMSRSIRPDAVFADQKEQKAGQRPGFRALFADHQGRDTLAIWVAFFMNLVAVYSAFSWLPTMLAGEGLSPSVAGSGLTAYNLGGVLGAMGCAVAIGRFGSRWPLLVCCLMASASALFLRGLDVSAHTTLLVFGIGLHGLFVNAVQSTMYALCAYVYPTEIRATGTASALAFGRLGAILSAFAGAFVITQGGASAYLGMLGGAMAMVFICLMIVRRHIPPIKGV
- a CDS encoding 4-hydroxybenzoate 3-monooxygenase, which translates into the protein MRTQVGIIGAGPAGLLLSHLLHLKGIESVVLETRGREQIESTIRAGVLEQGTMDLLEASGVGERMKAEGALHHGFELAFDGKRRRIDLKALTGRAITVYAQHEVIKDLVAARVAAGGSILFGVADVSIHNIDTPAPSIRFMHQGQSHTLNCDFVIGCDGSQGVSRSAIPESVRRDFERVYPFGWFGILVEGAPSADELIYARHDRGFALVSTRSPTVQRMYFQCDPKDSVDMWSDDRIWAEMHARVDSADGQRVVDGKIFQKNIVGMRSFVSTTMQHGRLFLAGDAAHIVPPTGAKGLNLAVSDVRTLSGGLDAYYRTGDEAQLAAYSQSALKRIWRAEHFSYWMTRMMHRLDDASPFEQQLQVAELEHVTTSETAARSMAENYVGSVVV
- a CDS encoding helix-turn-helix domain-containing protein; protein product: MNQVTTTDHYHRDDRLLAWADQVRASCVPMVFRTKSDQGFRGEISSVNTGGVCVSRISAVDHVAAHDWDDVRRTADDYLLVSIQIEGRGALEQDARTAFVDPTDMVLFDSSRHFVWHFSGQHYTIRFPRQALEKLVPCGRQHTAVRIPAATGIRRIAADHIASLHRVLSSDKGAMTACERLGDVSANLVALALADYFNTVPLPRSNVKEMHLLRARALIKDRIHEPELGPERIADELGVSSRYLYRLFAEVGESIGETICTARLNGCGEWLRQRAYANRSITDIAMAWGFNNASHFSRTFRRHFGMSARDYRAKHRSAI
- a CDS encoding alpha-hydroxy-acid oxidizing protein → MTTGFPGIFSVSDYRDEARRRLPRMVFDYLEGAADDESGLTHNRSAFDRLQLLPRRLSDVSTREQSVPLLGRRIPLPLVIAPTGLNSTFWPKGDLALARAAGKAGIPFALSTASNMSIEEVAKGADGDLWFQLYVVHRNLAKSLVNRARSARYSTLILTADVAVNGFRRRDLRNGFAMPFKASARAAVDGLSHPRWLWSYLMNGMPELKNFATDDASDTASQAAILRRQMDASFSWDDLRRLRDEWPGKLLVKGIVTADDAARCVALGADGVIVSNHGGRQLADLPATADVLPDIVERTSGSTVILDSGIRTGTDVVKAVALGAHAVMLGRATLYGLAARGETGVSDVIDMIKRETDRTLALIGCRSVDELDRSYISKRPS